One Glycine max cultivar Williams 82 chromosome 6, Glycine_max_v4.0, whole genome shotgun sequence DNA segment encodes these proteins:
- the LOC102662805 gene encoding uncharacterized protein — MSNSQQNEIDLTGDGEERSNSLLANTRCSFCFPCCFGSRCHSVSVGFAWWERVRATSSWSETSPHSEAQPATGSSSGSWWSGGVRAFMKVREWSELAAGPRWKTFIRRFSRSRSGWARHAAGKYQYDPLSYSLNFDEGHNGYFDGDGYDGLRNFSARYAAPPPFKPVSSDSIQDAAVLG, encoded by the coding sequence ATGTCGAATTCTCAACAAAATGAGATTGATTTAACCGGCGACGGGGAAGAGAGGTCAAACTCTCTCTTAGCGAACACGCGCTGCAGCTTCTGCTTTCCCTGCTGCTTTGGTTCCCGGTGCCACTCGGTCAGCGTCGGGTTCGCGTGGTGGGAGCGCGTGCGAGCCACGTCGTCATGGTCGGAGACAAGCCCTCACTCTGAGGCGCAACCAGCAACCGGGAGTTCCAGTGGGAGTTGGTGGTCTGGCGGCGTGAGGGCCTTTATGAAGGTGCGGGAGTGGTCGGAGCTCGCGGCGGGGCCTCGGTGGAAGACCTTCATCCGGCGGTTCAGCCGGAGCCGGAGTGGCTGGGCCCGGCACGCGGCGGGGAAGTACCAGTACGACCCCTTGAGTTACTCCTTGAACTTCGACGAGGGGCATAACGGGTATTTCGATGGTGACGGTTACGACGGGTTACGGAATTTCTCCGCGCGTTACGCCGCGCCTCCTCCGTTTAAGCCCGTTTCCTCGGATTCCATTCAAGACGCCGCCGTTTTGGGATAA
- the LOC100812031 gene encoding probable alpha,alpha-trehalose-phosphate synthase [UDP-forming] 9 isoform X1 — protein MVARSCLNLLDLVSGDMLNFPQTPRSLPRVMTDPVIMSSGDGKQSNDDDSGVFSSEYRRKIIIVSNSLPLNAKRDKVSGKWCFSYDEDSIFWQLKDGLSPEADVVYVGSLKADVDANEQEKVSLQLLEEFNCVPTFIPSDLYKQFHDGFCKQQLWPLFHYMLPMYPGNRRFDRSQWQAYVSANKIFADKVMEVLNPEDDYVWVHDYHLMVLPTFLRKRCSRVRLGFFLHSPFPSSEVYKTLPVRGEILKALLNADLVGFHTFDYARHFLSCCRRMLGLEHESKRGYIGLEYFGRTIFIKILPPGIHMGRLQSTLDHPSSSNKVREIHQQFKGKKLIVGVDDMDLFKGIGLKFLAMEQLLQQYPEQQGELILIQILNPPSSSDKDVEDAKEEAYISAKRINERFGLEGYEPIIIIDRHVPFYEKAAYYALAECCIVNAVRDGLNLVPYKYTVCRQGSSKLDEALEIASDSPRVSALVVSEFIGCSPSLSGAIRVNPWDIDAVAEALNLAITMPDGEKQLRHEKHYRYVSSHDVAYWARSFEQDLVFSCKDHYNNRCWGFGFGLNFRILSLSPSFRRLSIDHIVPAYERSSCRAIFLDYDGTVVPQASIVKPPSPEVISVLNNICSDVRNTVFIVSGRGKTSLSEWFDQCENLGIAAEHGYFIRWGKHTSWQMSHADTDFAWKKIAEPVMRSYMEATDGSSVETKESALVWHYRDADPDFGSWQAMELLDHLENVLANEPVVVKKGQHIIEVKPQGITKGSVAQEVLSSLTKKGKSPDFVLCIGDDRSDEDMFESILAKPYSTTSSSAPQIFACTVGQKPSKARYYLDDTVDVMALLEGLGATSGPKSRYSTETPFEKREVCFENDV, from the exons ATGGTGGCCAGGTCATGCTTGAATTTGTTGGATTTGGTATCAGGGGATATGCTAAATTTCCCTCAGACCCCCAGATCTCTTCCGCGAGTTATGACTGATCCAGTAATCATGTCTAGTGGAGATGGTAAACAAAGTAATGATGATGATTCAGGTGTTTTCTCATCAGAATACCGTCGCAAGATAATTATAGTATCAAATTCTCTTCCTCTCAATGCAAAAAGGGATAAAGTATCTGGCAAATGGTGCTTCAGTTACGACGAGGATTCAATTTTTTGGCAGTTAAAGGATGGTCTCTCACCTGAGGCTGATGTTGTTTATGTGGGATCTCTCAAGGCTGATGTTGATGCAAATGAGCAAGAGAAAGTTTCCCTTCAGTTGCTGGAGGAATTCAATTGCGTGCCTACTTTTATTCCTTCAGACCTCTACAAACAATTCCATGATGGTTTCTGCAAGCAACAATTGTGGCCCCTATTCCATTACATGTTGCCCATGTATCCAGGCAATCGCCGCTTTGATAGGTCACAGTGGCAGGCTTATGTTTCTGCTAACAAGATATTTGCAGATAAAGTCATGGAGGTCCTTAATCCAGAAGATGATTATGTATGGGTTCATGATTATCATCTTATGGTCCTTCCAACATTTCTGCGAAAGCGGTGTAGTCGAGTCAGGCTTGGTTTTTTCCTCCACAGTCCATTTCCTTCATCGGAAGTTTATAAAACTCTGCCTGTCAGAGGTGAAATTTTGAAAGCATTGCTTAATGCAGATTTAGTTGGTTTCCACACCTTTGATTACGCTCGCCATTTTCTCTCCTGCTGCAGGCGAATGCTTGGCTTGGAACATGAATCTAAGAGGGGTTACATAGGGCTTGAATACTTTGGCCGTAcaatattcattaaaatattgcCTCCGGGGATTCACATGGGTCGACTTCAATCTACCTTAGATCACCCTTCCTCTTCCAACAAAGTCAGAGAAATCCACCAACAATTTAAGGGGAAAAAGCTTATAGTTGGTGTTGATGATATGGACTTATTCAAAGGTATCGGTTTAAAATTCTTGGCCATGGAGCAACTCCTGCAGCAATATCCAGAACAGCAAGGTGAATTAATATTGATCCAAATTTTAAATCCCCCAAGTAGTTCTGACAAAGATGTTGAGGATGCAAAGGAGGAGGCCTACATTTCAGCCAAAAGGATAAATGAAAGGTTTGGTTTGGAAGGTTATGAACCTATCATCATCATTGATCGCCATGTTCCTTTCTACGAGAAGGCAGCCTATTATGCTTTGGCAGAATGTTGCATTGTGAATGCAGTGCGTGATGGTTTGAATTTGGTTCCTTACAAGTACACTGTGTGTAGGCAGGGAAGTTCTAAACTGGACGAAGCTTTAGAAATCGCTTCTGACTCCCCACGTGTAAGCGCACTTGTCGTTTCTGAGTTTATAGGTTGCTCACCATCTCTTAGTGGGGCAATAAGGGTAAACCCATGGGATATTGATGCAGTAGCTGAAGCACTAAATTTGGCAATCACAATGCCTGATGGAGAGAAGCAGCTTCGACATGAAAAGCACTATCGGTATGTTAGTTCTCATGATGTGGCATACTGGGCTCGAAGCTTCGAGCAAGATCTAGTGTTCTCGTGCAAGGATCATTATAATAACCGATGCTGGGGCTTTGGCTTTGGCCTGAACTTCAGAATTTTGTCCCTATCTCCTAGTTTCAGGAGGCTATCCATAGACCACATTGTCCCTGCATATGAAAGGAGCAGTTGCAGGGCAATCTTTTTGGATTATGATGGTACGGTTGTGCCTCAGGCTTCCATTGTTAAACCCCCCAGTCCTGAAGTCATATCTGTGCTAAATAATATATGCAGTGATGTTAGAAACACTGTGTTTATTGTTAGTGGCAGGGGAAAAACCTCACTGAGTGAATGGTTTGATCAGTGTGAGAATCTTGGTATAGCAGCTGAGCATGGTTATTTCATAAG GTGGGGTAAACATACTAGTTGGCAAATGAGTCATGCAGATACAGATTTTGCATGGAAAAAGATTGCTGAACCTGTGATGAGATCTTATATGGAGGCTACAGACGGCTCCTCTGTAGAGACCAAAGAGAGTGCCTTGGTATGGCATTACCGTGACGCCGATCCTGATTTCGGATCTTGGCAAGCCATGGAGCTGCTGGATCACCTTGAAAATGTACTTGCAAATGAGCCTGTAGTTGTCAAAAAGGGACAACACATTATTGAAGTCAAGCCTCAG GGCATTACTAAAGGGTCAGTTGCACAGGAAGTTCTTTCTTCCCTAACCAAGAAGGGTAAATCGCCAGATTTTGTACTGTGCATTGGTGATGATAGATCTGATGAGGACATGTTTGAGAGCATATTAGCCAAACCTTATAGTACTACCTCATCCTCAGCACCACAAATCTTTGCATGCACTGTTGGACAAAAACCGAGCAAAGCTAGGTACTACCTAGATGACACTGTCGATGTGATGGCATTACTTGAGGGTCTTGGTGCTACTTCAGGGCCTAAATCAAGATATTCTACAGAAACCCCTTTTGAGAAAAGAGAAGTATGTTTTGAGAATGATGTTTGA
- the LOC100812031 gene encoding probable alpha,alpha-trehalose-phosphate synthase [UDP-forming] 9 isoform X2, with product MLNFPQTPRSLPRVMTDPVIMSSGDGKQSNDDDSGVFSSEYRRKIIIVSNSLPLNAKRDKVSGKWCFSYDEDSIFWQLKDGLSPEADVVYVGSLKADVDANEQEKVSLQLLEEFNCVPTFIPSDLYKQFHDGFCKQQLWPLFHYMLPMYPGNRRFDRSQWQAYVSANKIFADKVMEVLNPEDDYVWVHDYHLMVLPTFLRKRCSRVRLGFFLHSPFPSSEVYKTLPVRGEILKALLNADLVGFHTFDYARHFLSCCRRMLGLEHESKRGYIGLEYFGRTIFIKILPPGIHMGRLQSTLDHPSSSNKVREIHQQFKGKKLIVGVDDMDLFKGIGLKFLAMEQLLQQYPEQQGELILIQILNPPSSSDKDVEDAKEEAYISAKRINERFGLEGYEPIIIIDRHVPFYEKAAYYALAECCIVNAVRDGLNLVPYKYTVCRQGSSKLDEALEIASDSPRVSALVVSEFIGCSPSLSGAIRVNPWDIDAVAEALNLAITMPDGEKQLRHEKHYRYVSSHDVAYWARSFEQDLVFSCKDHYNNRCWGFGFGLNFRILSLSPSFRRLSIDHIVPAYERSSCRAIFLDYDGTVVPQASIVKPPSPEVISVLNNICSDVRNTVFIVSGRGKTSLSEWFDQCENLGIAAEHGYFIRWGKHTSWQMSHADTDFAWKKIAEPVMRSYMEATDGSSVETKESALVWHYRDADPDFGSWQAMELLDHLENVLANEPVVVKKGQHIIEVKPQGITKGSVAQEVLSSLTKKGKSPDFVLCIGDDRSDEDMFESILAKPYSTTSSSAPQIFACTVGQKPSKARYYLDDTVDVMALLEGLGATSGPKSRYSTETPFEKREVCFENDV from the exons ATGCTAAATTTCCCTCAGACCCCCAGATCTCTTCCGCGAGTTATGACTGATCCAGTAATCATGTCTAGTGGAGATGGTAAACAAAGTAATGATGATGATTCAGGTGTTTTCTCATCAGAATACCGTCGCAAGATAATTATAGTATCAAATTCTCTTCCTCTCAATGCAAAAAGGGATAAAGTATCTGGCAAATGGTGCTTCAGTTACGACGAGGATTCAATTTTTTGGCAGTTAAAGGATGGTCTCTCACCTGAGGCTGATGTTGTTTATGTGGGATCTCTCAAGGCTGATGTTGATGCAAATGAGCAAGAGAAAGTTTCCCTTCAGTTGCTGGAGGAATTCAATTGCGTGCCTACTTTTATTCCTTCAGACCTCTACAAACAATTCCATGATGGTTTCTGCAAGCAACAATTGTGGCCCCTATTCCATTACATGTTGCCCATGTATCCAGGCAATCGCCGCTTTGATAGGTCACAGTGGCAGGCTTATGTTTCTGCTAACAAGATATTTGCAGATAAAGTCATGGAGGTCCTTAATCCAGAAGATGATTATGTATGGGTTCATGATTATCATCTTATGGTCCTTCCAACATTTCTGCGAAAGCGGTGTAGTCGAGTCAGGCTTGGTTTTTTCCTCCACAGTCCATTTCCTTCATCGGAAGTTTATAAAACTCTGCCTGTCAGAGGTGAAATTTTGAAAGCATTGCTTAATGCAGATTTAGTTGGTTTCCACACCTTTGATTACGCTCGCCATTTTCTCTCCTGCTGCAGGCGAATGCTTGGCTTGGAACATGAATCTAAGAGGGGTTACATAGGGCTTGAATACTTTGGCCGTAcaatattcattaaaatattgcCTCCGGGGATTCACATGGGTCGACTTCAATCTACCTTAGATCACCCTTCCTCTTCCAACAAAGTCAGAGAAATCCACCAACAATTTAAGGGGAAAAAGCTTATAGTTGGTGTTGATGATATGGACTTATTCAAAGGTATCGGTTTAAAATTCTTGGCCATGGAGCAACTCCTGCAGCAATATCCAGAACAGCAAGGTGAATTAATATTGATCCAAATTTTAAATCCCCCAAGTAGTTCTGACAAAGATGTTGAGGATGCAAAGGAGGAGGCCTACATTTCAGCCAAAAGGATAAATGAAAGGTTTGGTTTGGAAGGTTATGAACCTATCATCATCATTGATCGCCATGTTCCTTTCTACGAGAAGGCAGCCTATTATGCTTTGGCAGAATGTTGCATTGTGAATGCAGTGCGTGATGGTTTGAATTTGGTTCCTTACAAGTACACTGTGTGTAGGCAGGGAAGTTCTAAACTGGACGAAGCTTTAGAAATCGCTTCTGACTCCCCACGTGTAAGCGCACTTGTCGTTTCTGAGTTTATAGGTTGCTCACCATCTCTTAGTGGGGCAATAAGGGTAAACCCATGGGATATTGATGCAGTAGCTGAAGCACTAAATTTGGCAATCACAATGCCTGATGGAGAGAAGCAGCTTCGACATGAAAAGCACTATCGGTATGTTAGTTCTCATGATGTGGCATACTGGGCTCGAAGCTTCGAGCAAGATCTAGTGTTCTCGTGCAAGGATCATTATAATAACCGATGCTGGGGCTTTGGCTTTGGCCTGAACTTCAGAATTTTGTCCCTATCTCCTAGTTTCAGGAGGCTATCCATAGACCACATTGTCCCTGCATATGAAAGGAGCAGTTGCAGGGCAATCTTTTTGGATTATGATGGTACGGTTGTGCCTCAGGCTTCCATTGTTAAACCCCCCAGTCCTGAAGTCATATCTGTGCTAAATAATATATGCAGTGATGTTAGAAACACTGTGTTTATTGTTAGTGGCAGGGGAAAAACCTCACTGAGTGAATGGTTTGATCAGTGTGAGAATCTTGGTATAGCAGCTGAGCATGGTTATTTCATAAG GTGGGGTAAACATACTAGTTGGCAAATGAGTCATGCAGATACAGATTTTGCATGGAAAAAGATTGCTGAACCTGTGATGAGATCTTATATGGAGGCTACAGACGGCTCCTCTGTAGAGACCAAAGAGAGTGCCTTGGTATGGCATTACCGTGACGCCGATCCTGATTTCGGATCTTGGCAAGCCATGGAGCTGCTGGATCACCTTGAAAATGTACTTGCAAATGAGCCTGTAGTTGTCAAAAAGGGACAACACATTATTGAAGTCAAGCCTCAG GGCATTACTAAAGGGTCAGTTGCACAGGAAGTTCTTTCTTCCCTAACCAAGAAGGGTAAATCGCCAGATTTTGTACTGTGCATTGGTGATGATAGATCTGATGAGGACATGTTTGAGAGCATATTAGCCAAACCTTATAGTACTACCTCATCCTCAGCACCACAAATCTTTGCATGCACTGTTGGACAAAAACCGAGCAAAGCTAGGTACTACCTAGATGACACTGTCGATGTGATGGCATTACTTGAGGGTCTTGGTGCTACTTCAGGGCCTAAATCAAGATATTCTACAGAAACCCCTTTTGAGAAAAGAGAAGTATGTTTTGAGAATGATGTTTGA